One region of Polaribacter pectinis genomic DNA includes:
- the rpsJ gene encoding 30S ribosomal protein S10, translating to MSQKIRIKLKSYDYNLVDKSAEKIVKTVKSTGAVVNGPIPLPTHKKIFTVLRSPHVNKKSREQFQLSAYKRLLDIYSSSSKTIDALMKLELPSGVEVEIKV from the coding sequence ATGAGTCAAAAAATTAGAATAAAATTAAAGTCTTACGATTACAATTTAGTAGATAAATCTGCTGAAAAAATAGTAAAGACGGTAAAAAGTACTGGTGCTGTTGTAAACGGACCAATACCATTACCAACACATAAAAAGATTTTCACAGTATTACGTTCTCCACACGTAAACAAAAAATCTAGAGAGCAATTTCAATTATCTGCTTACAAAAGATTATTAGACATTTATAGTTCTTCTTCAAAAACTATTGATGCTTTAATGAAGCTTGAGTTACCAAGTGGTGTTGAAGTTGAAATCAAAGTATAA
- the fusA gene encoding elongation factor G, with the protein MARDLKYTRNIGIAAHIDAGKTTTTERVLYYTGVSHKIGEVHDGAATMDWMEQEQERGITITSAATTCTWQFPLENAQPTPDTKGYHFNIIDTPGHVDFTVEVNRSLRVLDGLVFLFSAVDGVEPQSETNWRLADNYKVPRIGFVNKMDRQGSDFLAVCQQVKDMLKSNAVPIVLNIGDEDEFKGIIDLVKNRAIVWHDETQGATFDVIEIPEELKAEAKKYRALLIEEVASYDENLLEKFMEDEDSITEEEVHKALRAAVMDMAIIPMICGSAFKNKGVQFLLDAVCRYLPSPMDKEGIVGINPDTEEKELRKPDVKEPFAALAFKIATDPFVGRLAFFRAYSGRLDAGSYVLNNRSGKKERISRIYQMHANKQNAIDFIEAGDIGAAVGFKSIKTGDTLSDEKHPIVLESMDFPDPVIGIAVEPKTKADVDRLGIGLGKLAEEDPTFTVRTDEASGQTIISGMGELHLDVIVDRLKREFKVEVNQGQPQVEYKEAITASADHREVYKKQSGGRGKFADIVFTIEPADEGVQGLQFESIIKGGNVPREFVPSVEKGFKEAMKNGPLAGYEMDSMKVTLKDGSFHAVDSDALSFELAAKMGYKAAAKSAKAKIMEPLMKLEVLTPEENMGDIVGDLNRRRGQVNDMSDRAGAKVVKALVPLSEMFGYVTALRTMSSGRATSTMEFSHYAETPSNISEDVIAASKG; encoded by the coding sequence ATGGCTAGAGATTTAAAATATACAAGAAATATTGGTATTGCAGCGCATATTGATGCTGGTAAAACCACAACTACAGAACGTGTATTGTATTATACAGGAGTTTCTCACAAGATTGGAGAAGTTCATGATGGTGCAGCTACAATGGACTGGATGGAGCAAGAGCAGGAAAGAGGTATTACAATTACTTCTGCTGCAACTACTTGTACATGGCAGTTTCCGTTAGAAAATGCACAACCAACACCTGATACAAAAGGATATCACTTTAATATTATTGATACTCCTGGTCACGTAGATTTTACTGTTGAGGTAAATAGATCTTTACGTGTATTAGATGGTTTGGTTTTCTTGTTTTCAGCTGTTGATGGTGTTGAACCTCAATCTGAAACAAACTGGAGATTAGCAGACAACTATAAAGTGCCAAGAATTGGTTTCGTTAACAAAATGGACCGTCAAGGATCAGACTTTTTAGCAGTTTGTCAGCAAGTAAAAGATATGTTAAAGTCAAACGCGGTGCCAATTGTTTTAAACATTGGTGACGAGGATGAGTTTAAAGGTATTATAGATTTAGTAAAAAATCGTGCTATTGTATGGCATGATGAAACTCAAGGGGCAACTTTCGATGTAATTGAAATTCCAGAAGAGTTAAAAGCTGAAGCAAAAAAATATAGAGCTTTATTAATCGAAGAGGTAGCAAGTTACGACGAGAACCTATTAGAGAAGTTCATGGAAGATGAAGATTCTATTACAGAAGAAGAAGTGCATAAAGCATTAAGAGCTGCTGTTATGGATATGGCAATCATTCCTATGATTTGTGGTTCTGCATTCAAAAATAAAGGTGTTCAGTTTCTATTAGATGCTGTTTGTCGTTATTTACCTTCTCCAATGGACAAGGAAGGTATTGTGGGAATTAACCCAGATACTGAAGAAAAAGAATTACGTAAGCCAGATGTAAAAGAGCCTTTTGCTGCTTTAGCATTTAAAATTGCAACAGATCCTTTTGTTGGTCGTTTAGCATTTTTTAGAGCTTATTCTGGTCGTTTAGATGCAGGTTCTTATGTGTTGAATAATCGTTCTGGTAAAAAAGAGCGTATTTCTAGAATCTATCAAATGCATGCCAATAAACAAAATGCTATCGATTTTATCGAAGCAGGAGATATTGGTGCAGCTGTTGGTTTTAAATCAATAAAAACTGGAGATACTTTATCAGATGAGAAACATCCTATTGTTTTAGAATCTATGGATTTTCCAGATCCAGTAATTGGTATTGCTGTTGAACCAAAGACAAAAGCTGATGTAGATAGATTAGGTATTGGTCTTGGTAAATTAGCTGAAGAGGATCCAACTTTTACAGTTAGAACTGATGAAGCTTCAGGGCAAACTATTATTTCTGGAATGGGTGAATTGCATTTAGATGTAATTGTAGACCGTTTAAAAAGAGAGTTTAAAGTTGAAGTAAATCAAGGTCAACCACAAGTTGAATATAAAGAAGCTATTACTGCTTCTGCAGATCATAGAGAAGTTTATAAGAAACAATCTGGTGGTCGTGGTAAATTTGCTGATATTGTATTTACAATTGAGCCAGCAGATGAAGGTGTTCAAGGTTTACAGTTTGAATCTATAATTAAAGGTGGAAACGTTCCTAGAGAATTTGTTCCTTCTGTAGAAAAAGGATTCAAAGAAGCAATGAAAAACGGACCTTTAGCAGGTTACGAAATGGATTCAATGAAAGTTACATTAAAAGATGGTTCTTTCCACGCTGTGGATTCTGATGCATTATCTTTTGAATTAGCTGCAAAAATGGGTTATAAAGCCGCTGCAAAATCTGCAAAAGCTAAAATTATGGAGCCATTAATGAAGTTAGAAGTGTTAACTCCAGAAGAAAACATGGGTGATATTGTTGGAGATTTAAATAGAAGAAGAGGTCAAGTTAATGATATGAGTGATCGTGCTGGTGCAAAAGTTGTTAAAGCATTAGTTCCTTTATCAGAAATGTTTGGTTATGTTACTGCTTTAAGAACAATGTCTTCAGGTAGAGCAACTTCAACTATGGAATTTTCACATTATGCAGAAACTCCTTCTAATATATCAGAAGATGTAATTGCTGCATCTAAAGGTTAA
- the rpsG gene encoding 30S ribosomal protein S7, with amino-acid sequence MRKRAAKKRVLLPDPKFNDQLVTRFVNNLMWSGKKSVAFKVFYDALDIVEERKGEGEEKSALEIWKEGLSNVMPHVEVRSRRVGGATFQIPMQIRPDRKVSMAIKWMILYTRKRNEKTMAQRLAAEILAAAKEEGAAVKKRTDTHKMAEANKAFSHFRF; translated from the coding sequence ATGAGAAAAAGAGCAGCAAAAAAAAGAGTCTTATTACCGGATCCAAAGTTTAATGATCAGCTAGTAACGCGTTTCGTTAATAACTTAATGTGGAGTGGTAAGAAGTCAGTAGCATTTAAAGTATTTTATGATGCTTTAGATATTGTAGAAGAAAGAAAAGGAGAAGGCGAAGAAAAGTCGGCTTTAGAAATTTGGAAAGAAGGTTTGTCTAATGTAATGCCTCACGTTGAAGTAAGATCTCGTAGAGTAGGTGGAGCAACATTCCAAATTCCAATGCAAATTAGACCAGACCGTAAAGTGTCTATGGCTATTAAGTGGATGATTTTGTATACTCGTAAGAGAAACGAAAAAACAATGGCACAGCGTTTAGCTGCTGAAATTTTAGCTGCGGCTAAAGAAGAAGGTGCTGCTGTTAAAAAGCGTACAGATACTCACAAGATGGCAGAAGCTAACAAAGCATTCTCTCACTTTAGATTTTAA
- the rpsL gene encoding 30S ribosomal protein S12 encodes MPTIQQLVRKGRTKITKKSKSAALSSCPQRRGVCTRVYTTTPKKPNSAMRKVARVRLTNGNEINAYIPGEGHNLQEHSIVLVRGGRVKDLPGVKYHVVRGALDTAGVEGRTQRRSKYGAKRPKK; translated from the coding sequence ATGCCAACTATTCAACAATTAGTTCGTAAAGGAAGAACCAAAATAACTAAGAAGAGTAAATCGGCTGCTTTGTCGTCTTGTCCTCAAAGACGTGGGGTTTGTACTAGAGTTTATACTACTACGCCAAAGAAACCTAATTCAGCAATGCGTAAAGTTGCTAGAGTTAGATTGACAAATGGTAATGAGATAAACGCGTACATTCCAGGTGAAGGACATAACTTACAAGAGCACTCGATAGTATTAGTTAGAGGTGGAAGGGTAAAAGATTTGCCAGGAGTTAAGTATCACGTAGTACGTGGTGCATTAGATACAGCGGGAGTTGAGGGAAGAACTCAACGTAGATCGAAGTATGGAGCAAAGCGCCCAAAAAAGTAA
- a CDS encoding ShlB/FhaC/HecB family hemolysin secretion/activation protein has protein sequence MKKKTFLYLFILFLFLFSKSNFAQELSLELTSINQIENKLLQKIDYQKKHKDSISVKREIYKITNYLKSKGYFTNTLDSIKKTAYSLISYFSLNEKTESAVITLPHNKIDIKNVEVKNNSFSIPIEKLQPTLLQISKTLDYQGKSFSKVNLKNIKLKNKILFADLEVLQSKKRNIDKVIIKGYDAFPKSYIKHFFNINDKTIFNKDKIIELTNESKSLQFIKEIKPPEVLFKKDSTLLYMYLKKHQNNSFDGLINFASKENGDILFNGHVDLKINNTLNRGEKFELFWNSIGDERQEFKISTEVPYIFNSVFTPNISFSIYKQDSTFLNTTFNAKLFYNLNSRVKIAFTYDAENSENLQEKISNNIETFNNYFLGFKFVYSIPKNDFFFNDKFSLEINPNLGKRKTKAISSNQFKLETTASYLWDISDRSSIFIRNSTGFLNSDDFIDNELFRIGGANSIRGFNEQSIYTKRYTFFNLEYRFLSSQKSYLYTILDIGNINTTFKNENLLGIGLGYLFTTKNSQINLSTITGKNSSKNFDFKNSKLIISWKSYF, from the coding sequence TTGAAAAAAAAAACATTCCTTTATTTATTTATATTATTTTTATTTCTTTTTTCTAAAAGCAACTTTGCTCAAGAATTAAGTTTAGAACTGACCTCTATAAATCAAATTGAAAATAAATTACTTCAAAAAATAGATTACCAAAAGAAACATAAAGACTCTATATCTGTAAAAAGAGAGATCTATAAAATTACTAATTATCTAAAAAGTAAAGGTTATTTCACAAACACTTTAGACAGTATTAAAAAAACCGCCTATTCTCTCATTTCATACTTTTCTTTGAATGAAAAAACTGAAAGCGCAGTAATTACATTACCTCACAATAAAATTGATATTAAAAATGTAGAAGTTAAAAATAATTCTTTTTCTATACCTATCGAAAAACTTCAGCCTACATTACTTCAAATATCAAAGACATTAGACTACCAAGGTAAATCTTTCTCTAAGGTTAATTTAAAAAACATAAAACTTAAAAACAAAATACTCTTTGCTGATTTAGAAGTTCTTCAATCCAAAAAAAGGAATATTGACAAGGTTATTATTAAAGGTTACGATGCGTTTCCAAAATCTTATATAAAACATTTCTTCAACATTAATGATAAAACCATTTTTAATAAAGACAAAATAATTGAGTTGACCAACGAATCAAAGAGTCTTCAATTTATTAAAGAGATAAAACCACCAGAAGTTTTATTTAAAAAAGACTCTACCTTATTATATATGTATTTAAAAAAACATCAAAACAACAGTTTCGATGGATTGATAAATTTTGCATCTAAAGAAAACGGAGACATCTTATTTAATGGTCATGTAGATTTAAAAATCAATAACACTTTAAATCGAGGAGAAAAATTTGAGCTATTTTGGAACAGTATTGGAGACGAGCGACAAGAGTTTAAAATATCTACAGAAGTCCCTTATATTTTCAATTCAGTTTTTACTCCAAATATTTCATTTTCTATATACAAACAAGACTCGACGTTTCTTAACACTACTTTTAATGCTAAATTATTTTACAACTTAAATTCAAGAGTAAAAATTGCTTTTACTTATGATGCTGAAAATTCAGAAAACCTTCAAGAAAAGATCAGTAATAATATTGAAACATTTAATAATTATTTTTTAGGGTTTAAGTTTGTTTATAGTATCCCAAAAAATGATTTCTTTTTTAATGATAAATTTAGCTTGGAAATTAACCCAAATTTAGGAAAAAGAAAAACCAAAGCCATTTCTTCAAATCAATTTAAACTAGAAACTACAGCTTCTTATTTATGGGATATCAGTGACAGAAGCAGTATCTTTATCCGAAACAGTACTGGTTTTTTAAATTCTGACGATTTTATAGATAACGAGTTGTTTCGAATTGGTGGCGCAAATTCGATTCGCGGCTTTAATGAACAAAGTATTTATACAAAAAGATATACTTTTTTTAATTTAGAGTATCGTTTTTTATCCTCACAAAAATCTTACCTTTACACAATACTCGATATCGGGAATATTAACACAACCTTTAAAAATGAAAATCTTCTTGGAATTGGATTAGGTTACCTTTTTACTACAAAAAATTCTCAAATAAATTTAAGTACAATTACTGGGAAAAACTCATCAAAAAACTTCGATTTTAAAAATAGTAAACTGATTATCAGCTGGAAAAGTTATTTTTAA
- a CDS encoding SusC/RagA family TonB-linked outer membrane protein, with the protein MKTKFKGILTLLLAFLVQISFAQEKSVSGTVSDTSGTLPGVSVVIKGTNKGTQTDFDGKYTIKAKQGDILSFSYVGYKTIDKTVGASSTINVAMVEDNNVLDEIVVTALGISRDKKSLGYSTQKVSGDELTTNKSGNFVNALSGKASGVQIKKNNNLGGSTNVVIRGNASLTGSNQALFVIDGVPINNTNTNSAGQAQASGGYYDYGNAASDINPDDIESVNILKGAAASALYGSRAANGVIMITTKKGKNAKGIGVTINTGMTFGQIDKSTFAKYQTQYGAGYGPYYDGPGGFWYEEDITGDGNDDRVVVYTEDGSYGAPFDGQPVYQWDSFDPDSPNYRKATPWQNAANGPITFFETPITLTNSISLDKSMDDGSYRLNYTQFDQTGLMPNSSIKKHNFSFSGNYKLSDKLTVSSLANYIKSGGKGRNSTGYGDNIVGMFKQWWQTNVDVQQQKDIYFSTGRNVTWNPSTSAAGSAPIFWDNPYWTRYENYQNDSRSRFIGNISLTYELKDWLSVTGRIATDTYSELQEERRANGSVASSFGVSRGNVDSGYGRKNIQNTETNYDLMFNFNKDLSDKVNLKGILGTNIRRNELNIIHVSTAGGLSVPKLYSLQNSVNPLPLPNETASKIGVDGYYISASLGYDNMLFLDATYRRDHSSTLPTGNSTFGYPSVSGSFVFNKLLEKDWISFGKVRANYAEVGNSAPFDFLYDSFVVNTPIGSASTSVGNVKKNPNLKPETTKSIELGLEMKFLGNRVGFDVAYYKNNSVDQIFGVPVSRATGFTSKVLNAGEIENKGIELSAYGSPIKTEDFTWNVNVNWSRNRNTVVSLVDGIENLQLGSFQGGVTLNARVGEPYGVIQGTDYTYLNGERVVDASNGQYVATGTSDQVIGDINPDWNMGISNNFNYKDFSLSFLIDIQKGGSIFSLDQYYGLATGLYEETAFTNDLGNPVRNSIANGGGFINPGVNADGSVNTTRIRADRFGAFGYRRGLPNAAFVYDASYVKLRELAVTYNFPQNVLDKTFLSNASLSFVGSNLWIIHKNTPHEDPEGGLGAGNLQGYSVGSLPTTRDFGFNLKLQF; encoded by the coding sequence ATGAAAACAAAGTTTAAAGGAATTTTAACGCTACTATTAGCGTTTCTCGTGCAAATATCCTTTGCACAAGAAAAATCAGTTTCCGGAACAGTATCGGACACATCTGGCACATTACCTGGGGTAAGTGTAGTTATTAAAGGTACTAACAAAGGAACTCAAACAGATTTTGATGGTAAGTATACTATTAAAGCTAAACAGGGAGACATTTTAAGTTTTAGCTACGTAGGTTACAAAACTATTGACAAAACAGTTGGTGCTTCTAGCACTATTAATGTTGCCATGGTAGAAGACAACAATGTTTTAGATGAGATTGTGGTTACCGCATTGGGTATTTCTAGAGATAAAAAATCTTTAGGATATTCTACACAAAAAGTTAGTGGTGATGAGTTAACAACTAACAAGAGTGGAAACTTCGTTAACGCACTTTCTGGTAAGGCTTCTGGTGTACAAATTAAAAAGAACAACAATTTAGGAGGTTCTACAAACGTTGTAATTAGAGGTAACGCTTCTTTAACTGGAAGTAACCAAGCATTATTTGTAATTGATGGTGTACCAATTAATAACACAAATACAAACTCTGCAGGTCAAGCACAAGCAAGTGGTGGTTATTATGATTATGGTAATGCAGCTTCAGACATTAACCCAGATGATATAGAATCTGTAAACATCCTTAAGGGTGCAGCAGCTTCTGCATTATATGGTTCTAGAGCAGCAAATGGTGTTATTATGATTACTACCAAAAAAGGTAAGAATGCAAAAGGTATTGGTGTAACTATTAATACCGGAATGACTTTTGGCCAAATAGACAAGAGTACATTTGCTAAATATCAAACACAATACGGTGCTGGTTATGGTCCTTATTATGATGGCCCAGGTGGTTTTTGGTATGAAGAAGACATTACTGGAGACGGTAATGATGATAGAGTTGTAGTTTATACAGAAGATGGTTCTTATGGAGCTCCTTTTGATGGACAACCTGTATATCAATGGGATTCTTTTGACCCAGACTCTCCTAACTACAGAAAAGCTACTCCTTGGCAAAATGCAGCTAACGGACCTATCACTTTTTTCGAAACTCCTATTACATTAACAAACTCAATCTCTTTAGATAAGAGTATGGATGATGGATCTTACAGATTAAACTATACGCAATTCGACCAAACTGGTTTAATGCCAAATAGTTCAATTAAAAAACATAACTTCTCATTTAGTGGAAACTATAAATTAAGTGATAAACTTACTGTTTCTAGTTTAGCTAATTACATTAAAAGTGGAGGAAAAGGACGTAACTCTACTGGTTACGGAGACAACATTGTAGGTATGTTTAAACAATGGTGGCAAACCAATGTTGATGTACAACAACAAAAAGATATTTACTTTTCTACAGGAAGAAATGTAACATGGAATCCTTCTACTTCTGCAGCTGGGTCTGCTCCAATATTTTGGGATAACCCTTATTGGACAAGATATGAAAACTATCAAAATGATTCTAGAAGTCGTTTTATAGGTAACATTTCTTTAACTTACGAGTTAAAAGACTGGTTAAGTGTAACTGGTAGAATTGCAACAGATACATACTCTGAATTACAAGAAGAAAGAAGAGCTAATGGAAGTGTTGCTAGTAGCTTTGGTGTAAGTAGAGGAAACGTAGATTCTGGATATGGAAGAAAAAACATTCAAAATACAGAAACTAACTATGACTTAATGTTTAACTTTAATAAAGATTTAAGTGATAAAGTAAACTTAAAAGGTATTTTAGGAACAAACATTAGAAGAAATGAATTAAATATTATTCACGTTTCTACCGCTGGTGGTTTGAGTGTACCAAAATTATATTCATTACAAAATAGTGTAAACCCATTACCATTACCAAATGAAACTGCTTCTAAAATAGGTGTAGACGGTTACTACATTAGTGCTTCGTTGGGTTATGACAATATGTTGTTTTTAGACGCTACATACAGAAGAGACCACTCATCTACTTTACCTACAGGTAACAGTACATTCGGTTACCCTTCAGTTTCAGGTAGTTTTGTGTTTAATAAATTATTAGAAAAAGATTGGATTTCTTTTGGTAAGGTTAGAGCAAACTACGCAGAAGTTGGTAACAGTGCTCCTTTTGATTTCTTATACGATAGCTTTGTAGTAAACACACCAATTGGTAGCGCTAGTACTTCTGTTGGTAACGTTAAAAAGAACCCAAATTTAAAACCGGAAACTACTAAAAGTATTGAACTTGGTTTAGAAATGAAGTTTTTAGGTAATAGAGTTGGTTTTGATGTTGCATACTACAAAAACAATTCTGTAGATCAAATTTTTGGTGTACCAGTTTCAAGAGCTACAGGTTTTACTTCTAAAGTTTTAAACGCTGGAGAAATAGAAAACAAAGGTATTGAGTTGTCTGCTTATGGTAGCCCAATAAAAACAGAAGACTTTACTTGGAATGTAAATGTAAACTGGTCTAGAAACAGAAACACAGTAGTTTCTTTAGTAGATGGTATAGAAAACTTACAATTAGGTTCTTTTCAAGGAGGTGTTACTTTAAACGCACGTGTTGGAGAGCCTTATGGAGTTATTCAAGGTACAGATTACACTTATTTAAATGGAGAAAGAGTTGTTGATGCATCTAACGGTCAATATGTGGCAACAGGAACATCAGACCAAGTAATTGGAGATATAAATCCTGATTGGAATATGGGTATTTCTAATAATTTTAATTATAAAGACTTCTCTTTAAGCTTCTTAATTGACATACAAAAAGGTGGTAGCATATTCTCTTTAGACCAATATTACGGTCTTGCAACTGGTTTATATGAAGAAACTGCTTTTACAAACGATTTAGGAAACCCAGTAAGAAACAGCATCGCAAATGGTGGTGGTTTCATTAACCCTGGTGTTAACGCTGATGGATCTGTTAATACAACTCGTATTAGAGCAGATAGATTTGGTGCATTCGGATATAGAAGAGGTTTACCAAACGCTGCATTCGTATATGACGCAAGTTATGTTAAGTTACGTGAATTAGCTGTTACTTATAATTTCCCACAAAATGTTTTAGATAAAACATTTTTATCTAACGCTTCTTTAAGTTTTGTTGGATCAAATCTTTGGATAATCCACAAAAACACTCCACATGAAGACCCAGAAGGAGGTTTAGGTGCTGGTAACTTACAAGGTTATTCTGTTGGTTCTTTACCTACAACAAGAGATTTCGGTTTCAATCTTAAACTTCAATTTTAA
- a CDS encoding SusD/RagB family nutrient-binding outer membrane lipoprotein yields the protein MKKILILIAAVIITSCSDNLESLNQNIKDPSEVPGESLFTGAQKNLVDQMVDLNVNNNNTKLWSQFLQETTYTDESNYDQVGRNIPGTHWSVLYKDVLKDLDEAGKVIAATTYPLAADAELTPNKLQVIEILKVYTYSILVETFGDVPYTESLDIENLLPKYDDGLTVYKDLVARLTAAINALDTSKGSFGSADNIYGGDVASWKKFAASLKLRMGILLSDVDNAFAKSTVESAVTSGVFTSNADNANFKYLSADPNTHPVHANLVLSGRHDFVAAETIVNMMNTLNDPRRALYFLEVPGGGYVGGEIGATSNYSSHSHVSAQVEAAQAPGVILDYSEVEFLLAEASARTFNVGGSAKGHYDTAIEASIINWGGTAADAATYLAEPSVDYNLALASSTAATPWKEVIGNQKWISLFNRGFEAWTSIRLLDFPFMITPADALSGYPNKYTYPVVEQTLNGANYSAAVSAIGTDTAEQKLFWDKN from the coding sequence ATGAAAAAAATATTAATATTAATTGCTGCGGTAATTATTACATCATGTTCTGACAATTTAGAGAGTCTTAACCAGAACATTAAAGATCCTTCTGAAGTTCCTGGAGAAAGTTTATTTACAGGAGCACAGAAAAATTTAGTTGACCAAATGGTTGATCTAAACGTAAACAATAATAACACAAAACTTTGGTCACAGTTTTTACAAGAAACAACATATACAGACGAAAGTAATTATGATCAAGTAGGACGTAACATTCCAGGAACACATTGGAGCGTACTATATAAAGATGTTTTAAAAGATTTAGATGAAGCAGGAAAAGTAATTGCTGCAACTACATATCCTTTAGCAGCAGATGCAGAACTTACGCCAAATAAACTTCAAGTAATTGAAATTTTAAAAGTATATACTTACAGTATTTTAGTAGAAACTTTTGGAGATGTTCCTTATACTGAATCTTTAGATATAGAGAATTTATTACCTAAATATGATGATGGTCTTACCGTTTATAAAGATTTAGTAGCAAGATTAACAGCTGCTATAAACGCTTTAGATACATCTAAAGGTAGTTTTGGTTCTGCTGACAATATTTATGGTGGAGATGTTGCAAGTTGGAAAAAGTTTGCTGCTTCTTTAAAATTAAGAATGGGTATTTTGTTATCAGATGTAGATAATGCTTTTGCAAAAAGTACTGTAGAATCTGCTGTAACTAGTGGTGTATTTACAAGCAATGCAGATAATGCAAACTTTAAATATTTATCTGCAGACCCTAATACACACCCGGTACATGCAAATTTAGTTTTAAGCGGTAGACATGATTTTGTTGCAGCAGAGACTATTGTTAATATGATGAATACATTAAATGACCCAAGAAGAGCACTATACTTTTTAGAAGTTCCAGGAGGTGGTTATGTAGGTGGAGAAATTGGTGCTACATCAAATTATTCTTCTCATTCTCACGTATCTGCTCAAGTTGAAGCAGCACAAGCTCCTGGAGTAATTTTAGATTATTCTGAAGTAGAATTTCTATTAGCAGAAGCTAGCGCTAGAACATTCAATGTTGGTGGTAGTGCAAAAGGTCATTATGATACTGCTATAGAAGCTTCAATTATAAATTGGGGTGGTACAGCTGCAGATGCTGCTACATATTTAGCAGAACCATCAGTGGATTATAATTTAGCATTAGCATCAAGTACAGCTGCTACACCTTGGAAGGAAGTAATTGGTAATCAAAAATGGATTTCACTATTTAATAGAGGGTTCGAAGCATGGACTTCAATTAGATTATTAGATTTCCCTTTTATGATCACTCCAGCTGACGCTTTATCTGGTTATCCAAATAAATACACTTACCCAGTTGTAGAACAAACTTTAAATGGAGCTAATTATTCGGCTGCAGTCTCTGCAATCGGTACTGACACAGCAGAACAGAAGTTATTTTGGGATAAAAACTAA